From Woronichinia naegeliana WA131, the proteins below share one genomic window:
- a CDS encoding DUF4277 domain-containing protein — MTQLNVKNLDHLGIIAAVVDELGLVDYINEQLQENDRAKISAGLVVKAMILNGLGFINSPLYLFREHLTSAISRNT, encoded by the coding sequence CAATTAAACGTTAAAAATCTCGACCATTTAGGAATAATCGCGGCCGTAGTTGATGAACTAGGTCTAGTGGATTATATCAATGAACAGTTACAAGAAAATGACCGTGCGAAAATCAGTGCGGGTCTGGTGGTTAAAGCCATGATTCTCAATGGCTTAGGATTTATTAATTCTCCCTTGTATTTATTCAGGGAGCATCTCACCTCTGCAATAAGTAGAAATACTTAA
- a CDS encoding IS1 family transposase — MCQEKEDALFKKNCPHCYSEKVKIHSHYQTKGNGERKMFICQECSSCFAETYGSVIAGLETPLSEIVKVLKARMEGIGLNAAARVFGYAKTTILNWEKKLSGLQETLFLYALVNEFVKLVIEGDELYTKVRKNEEASASEGWTIVLIERASRFIWHLKCGRKEQKLFLEAMMTVAELFERSAESLQLFTDGEKRYSQLLFNICHEVLRTGKRGRPTKVLPKGLVVRLKNKSSKRRDSEGKLKKVETPKPEHPETTEKPEEKDVHANHVEAFNSAIRRYLAAFRRRTNTYAKSVVGLQPTFRT; from the coding sequence TTGTGCCAAGAGAAAGAGGATGCCTTATTCAAGAAAAACTGTCCTCATTGCTATAGTGAAAAAGTAAAAATACATTCTCATTATCAAACGAAAGGTAACGGGGAACGTAAAATGTTCATTTGTCAAGAATGTAGTTCTTGTTTTGCTGAGACTTATGGTAGCGTAATCGCTGGCTTAGAAACCCCATTAAGTGAAATTGTAAAAGTATTAAAAGCCAGAATGGAAGGAATAGGATTAAATGCAGCAGCCCGAGTATTCGGCTACGCGAAAACAACAATATTGAATTGGGAAAAGAAATTATCAGGATTACAAGAGACATTATTTTTATACGCCTTAGTGAATGAATTTGTTAAATTAGTAATAGAAGGGGATGAACTATACACAAAAGTTAGAAAAAATGAAGAAGCAAGTGCCTCTGAGGGGTGGACAATCGTTCTCATAGAAAGGGCTAGCCGCTTTATTTGGCATTTAAAATGTGGTCGAAAAGAGCAGAAATTATTTCTAGAGGCAATGATGACGGTAGCGGAATTATTTGAAAGGAGTGCAGAATCTCTCCAGTTATTTACAGATGGAGAAAAGCGATATAGTCAACTGCTATTTAATATTTGTCACGAAGTATTAAGGACTGGAAAGCGAGGTCGTCCCACCAAAGTATTACCGAAGGGTCTTGTAGTAAGACTAAAAAATAAAAGTAGTAAACGTCGAGATTCTGAGGGTAAACTAAAGAAAGTAGAAACTCCGAAACCAGAACATCCTGAGACAACAGAAAAACCAGAAGAAAAGGACGTCCATGCCAACCACGTTGAGGCATTTAATAGTGCTATCCGACGCTATTTAGCCGCCTTTCGTCGTCGTACAAATACTTACGCTAAATCTGTTGTGGGATTACAGCCCACATTCCGTACATAA
- a CDS encoding IS1634 family transposase: MDYINEQLGENDRAKISAGLVVKAMILNGLGFINSPLYLFSRFFEDKPVEHLLGKGIKASDLNDDRLGRVLDLIFMAGISRLFLGICLKAVEIFKIVMKSSHLDSSSLSVQGEYKLSVEREDKESQIIHITHGYSKDKRPDLKQFVLNLVCWGDGDIPAFLELGDGNQSDKKEFAKLLKKFNEQWQFDGLYIADSALYSADNLQKLTGIYWLCSVPKTIREVQDAVSQLASEQFITTDLEGYRLTSLESEYGGVKQRWIVVDSEQKKALDLKQLTKKTEKATAQAQRQLEQLQRQEFACREDALTALSRWEKSLEWHLLQDLTVVEKCHYGHRGKPRPHEQPIRRSYHAQATFSLNSAKVQASERAAGRFVLATNQLDGDSLSDEQLLVHYKQQQGVERGFRFLKDPLFLASSVFLKTPERIMALSFIMVLCLLVYSLGQRKLRLALAEQEETVPNQLGKPTQRPTLRWIFQMLRGVHWVVLDNCPQIINLTLERERILRFFGATTCQYYLLS; the protein is encoded by the coding sequence GTGGATTATATCAATGAACAACTAGGAGAAAATGACCGTGCTAAAATCAGTGCGGGTCTGGTAGTGAAAGCGATGATTCTCAATGGCTTAGGCTTTATCAACTCTCCTTTATATTTGTTCAGTCGTTTTTTTGAAGATAAACCAGTAGAACATCTTTTAGGAAAAGGAATAAAAGCCAGCGACCTGAATGATGACCGTTTAGGGAGAGTCTTAGATTTAATCTTTATGGCCGGCATCAGCCGTTTGTTTCTCGGAATTTGTCTAAAAGCCGTAGAAATCTTCAAAATAGTGATGAAAAGTTCCCATTTAGACTCCAGTTCATTATCGGTACAAGGGGAATATAAATTATCGGTGGAGAGAGAAGACAAAGAAAGCCAAATAATCCATATCACTCATGGCTATTCAAAGGATAAGCGACCAGACTTGAAACAATTTGTCTTGAATCTAGTCTGTTGGGGGGATGGCGACATTCCCGCTTTTCTCGAATTAGGAGATGGCAATCAAAGTGATAAAAAAGAGTTTGCTAAACTCTTGAAAAAGTTCAATGAGCAGTGGCAATTCGATGGTTTGTATATAGCAGATTCAGCCTTATACAGTGCCGATAACTTGCAAAAGTTAACCGGCATATACTGGTTATGTTCTGTGCCGAAAACGATTAGAGAAGTGCAGGATGCGGTCAGTCAATTAGCCTCGGAGCAATTCATCACAACTGATTTAGAGGGCTATCGTCTTACCTCCTTAGAAAGTGAATATGGGGGAGTCAAACAACGTTGGATAGTGGTAGATAGCGAGCAAAAAAAAGCTTTAGACCTCAAACAACTGACGAAGAAGACAGAGAAAGCAACGGCTCAAGCTCAAAGACAATTAGAACAATTACAGCGTCAGGAATTTGCTTGTCGGGAGGATGCTTTAACCGCCCTGAGCCGATGGGAGAAGAGTTTAGAATGGCATCTTCTTCAAGACCTAACTGTCGTCGAAAAATGTCATTACGGTCATCGAGGTAAACCCCGTCCCCATGAACAGCCCATTCGTCGTAGCTATCATGCCCAAGCCACTTTCAGCCTCAATAGTGCGAAAGTTCAAGCTTCAGAGCGGGCAGCAGGACGTTTTGTCTTGGCGACGAATCAGCTAGATGGAGACTCTTTGAGCGATGAGCAACTGCTTGTCCACTACAAGCAACAGCAAGGGGTAGAGCGAGGTTTTCGCTTCCTTAAAGACCCTCTGTTTTTGGCGTCCAGTGTTTTTCTCAAAACCCCTGAGCGGATTATGGCATTGAGTTTCATCATGGTGTTGTGTTTACTGGTGTACAGCTTGGGACAACGTAAACTGAGACTGGCTCTGGCAGAGCAGGAGGAGACTGTGCCTAATCAGTTGGGAAAGCCGACTCAGCGTCCGACACTGCGTTGGATTTTTCAGATGTTGAGAGGAGTTCATTGGGTTGTACTGGATAATTGTCCCCAAATAATCAATCTAACGCTTGAGCGAGAGAGGATTTTGCGCTTTTTTGGGGCTACTACTTGTCAGTATTATCTTTTGTCATAA